The Candidatus Sulfotelmatobacter sp. genome has a window encoding:
- a CDS encoding beta-propeller fold lactonase family protein, which yields MVGFLIPLLALGFNGTAQTSFVAPADRPAQDYLIYVVCESADTIFLIRFGPGGAHIENQTHTGLMPMDLNGPHGIAVSPDKQYFYVSVGHGRPEGSVWKYKAADASVIKYTSIGMFPATTDITPDGSFIYVANANFHGDMVPSSISVVATDQMIEVKRIPTCTMPHGSRLNHAGTKHYSVCMMDDMLVEIDARKLGVDRYFMLAPGKEMGMTGPPSINSAGGMRMAEHKPLCTPTWAQPSNDGSVIYVACNQSSDIVAISTDTWTMLRRFPAGAGVYNLAMTRDGRLIATNKRGQSVSIFDPVSGHELAMIPTKRKIVHGAVVSPDDRYVFVSVEGVGSEPGTVEVIDLGSLKTVATVDVGPQAAGIDFWKMEPSKP from the coding sequence ATGGTGGGGTTCCTGATCCCTCTGCTGGCCCTCGGTTTCAATGGCACAGCGCAGACGTCTTTTGTCGCGCCTGCCGACCGTCCCGCACAGGATTACTTGATTTACGTAGTCTGTGAATCTGCCGACACCATTTTCCTGATTCGCTTTGGCCCGGGCGGCGCCCACATTGAAAACCAGACCCATACCGGACTGATGCCCATGGATTTGAATGGGCCGCACGGCATTGCGGTTTCTCCGGATAAGCAATATTTCTATGTTTCCGTGGGACACGGCCGGCCAGAGGGATCGGTCTGGAAGTACAAGGCAGCCGACGCCTCCGTGATCAAGTACACGAGCATTGGCATGTTCCCGGCCACAACCGACATTACTCCGGACGGCAGCTTCATTTATGTCGCGAATGCCAACTTTCATGGCGATATGGTTCCGTCGTCGATTTCGGTGGTCGCGACCGACCAGATGATCGAAGTGAAACGCATCCCAACGTGCACCATGCCACATGGGTCGCGTCTGAACCATGCGGGCACCAAGCATTACTCAGTTTGCATGATGGACGACATGCTGGTCGAGATCGACGCGAGAAAACTTGGAGTGGACCGTTATTTTATGCTGGCGCCGGGCAAGGAAATGGGAATGACCGGCCCGCCGTCTATCAATTCCGCGGGGGGAATGAGAATGGCCGAGCATAAGCCTTTGTGCACGCCCACTTGGGCGCAACCGTCGAATGACGGATCGGTCATCTACGTGGCCTGCAATCAATCGAGCGATATTGTTGCCATCAGCACCGATACCTGGACGATGTTGCGGCGATTTCCCGCGGGCGCCGGCGTTTACAATCTGGCGATGACTCGAGACGGGCGGTTGATTGCCACTAACAAACGGGGGCAGTCTGTCTCTATTTTCGATCCCGTCAGCGGGCATGAGTTAGCCATGATTCCGACAAAGAGAAAAATCGTTCACGGAGCAGTAGTTTCGCCGGACGATCGTTACGTTTTCGTCTCTGTCGAAGGCGTTGGCTCCGAACCGGGCACGGTCGAAGTGATCGACCTGGGCAGTTTAAAGACCGTTGCGACGGTCGACGTCGGCCCGCAGGCGGCCGGTATTGATTTCTGGAAGATGGAACCGAGCAAGCCGTAG
- a CDS encoding BadF/BadG/BcrA/BcrD ATPase family protein: MHDHKGLALIQIAPLEPAVSIQQNKHARKPDDHSTQFLVGLDVGSTTVKAVVVDAATDKVLWQDYQRHETKQPEKTLEFLKRIETEVGVTRHNTRIFLTGSGGTGIADQIDAKFVQEVTAVSLAVEKLHPEVYSVIELGGQDAKIIVFKDDEETGRKKKIPSMNDKCAGGTGAVIDKINAKLKIPTEELARQKYHGIKLHKVAGKCGVFAETDINGLQKVGTPPDELMASLFEAIVLQNLSVLTRGNTLRPHVLLLGGPNSFIRGMREAWQANIPRMWQERKVQIPQGAKPEDLIKVPQNAQYFAALGAVEFGRSEDDSVGCYCGYEKLVHYIEFGRQEEKAKSGGRGLVEKPGELDVFKEAYRPKKFTPAVFAKNSTVGGFIGIDGGSTSTKAVLLSENGDILCKSYQLSNGNPIQDTIEMFENLRTQVEAQNAKLEVLGVATTGYAKDILKDVLKADVGLVETVAHTESALKFYEDPHVIVDVGGQDIKIIILHNGRVKDFKLNTQCSAGNGYFLQSTAEGFGLSVNQYADLAFSAQAMPVFGYGCAVFMQSDIVNFQRQGWRAEEILAGLAAVLPKNVFLYVASIPNLAALGSRFVLQGGTQNNLAVVKAEVDFIRNSFRATGKQPEIIVHQHCGESGAIGAAQEALRLWRNGQTTTFIGLEAVRKIEYRSTRNEDTRCHFCKNDCLRTFIDIRTQAKNDLSFVPIQKVTKVPLMHGEQRLIMATCEKGTVEDVNDMKEIKAGLDSIRAQHPNFVDYASKEVFRPTNAKSVADPLPTKGWAGWRKGDKERRALMENRPKIRIGIPRVLNIYTYAPLFNAYFESLGVQPENIVYSDYTSSELYRAGASRGAIDPCFPAKIGISHVYNLIQEKHRKKPLNAIFFPMYDVLHSPLVKIVGANACPTVTATPETVKAAFTKENDVFAEHNVKYIDPVLNFADRKLFAHQMLQALQPLLGLSQEENDRAVESGFEALKDYEDGIRRRARQVLDQLEREDRIGIVMLGRPYHHDPGLNHEILDEFQKLGYPIFSQNTLPLDEDLLERLFGEEVRAGIVSSPLDITDAWKNSYSCSTNHKVWAAKFTARHPNLVALEISSFKCGHDAPIYGVIEGIIEQSGTPYFCFKDLDENKPTGSIRIRVETIDYFLRRYREEVIRKRNAEQEIEKQLASLEMQLRGENTRIEIVPSEIRQPLEPEAQGMAAD; this comes from the coding sequence ATGCACGATCACAAAGGTCTTGCCCTTATCCAGATCGCTCCGCTGGAACCCGCCGTTTCAATTCAGCAGAACAAACATGCCCGCAAGCCGGATGATCACAGCACCCAATTTCTGGTTGGGCTCGACGTGGGTTCTACCACGGTCAAAGCGGTGGTCGTCGATGCTGCCACCGACAAGGTGTTGTGGCAGGACTATCAGCGTCACGAAACCAAGCAACCGGAAAAGACGCTGGAGTTCTTGAAGCGGATCGAGACGGAGGTTGGCGTCACTCGGCACAACACGCGCATATTTCTTACGGGCTCCGGCGGCACGGGGATCGCGGACCAGATCGACGCGAAGTTCGTTCAAGAAGTCACGGCCGTTTCGCTAGCCGTCGAGAAGTTGCATCCTGAGGTGTATTCAGTCATTGAACTCGGGGGGCAGGACGCGAAGATCATCGTTTTCAAAGATGACGAGGAGACTGGGCGAAAGAAGAAAATTCCTTCCATGAACGACAAGTGCGCGGGCGGAACCGGCGCAGTCATCGACAAGATCAACGCCAAGCTGAAGATTCCTACCGAAGAGCTCGCCAGGCAGAAATATCACGGGATCAAGCTGCACAAAGTCGCCGGCAAGTGCGGGGTTTTCGCCGAAACCGATATCAATGGATTGCAGAAGGTTGGCACTCCTCCTGACGAGTTGATGGCATCGCTGTTTGAAGCTATCGTGCTGCAAAATCTGAGTGTTCTAACGCGGGGTAACACACTGCGCCCGCATGTCCTGCTGCTCGGCGGTCCAAATAGTTTCATCCGCGGAATGCGTGAGGCATGGCAGGCGAACATTCCACGCATGTGGCAAGAGCGCAAAGTTCAAATTCCGCAGGGCGCCAAGCCCGAAGATCTGATCAAGGTTCCTCAGAACGCGCAGTACTTCGCGGCGCTGGGTGCGGTTGAGTTTGGCCGCAGTGAAGATGACTCCGTGGGTTGTTATTGCGGCTACGAAAAGCTCGTTCATTACATCGAGTTCGGTCGCCAGGAAGAAAAGGCCAAATCGGGCGGCAGGGGATTGGTTGAAAAGCCCGGCGAACTCGACGTTTTCAAGGAAGCCTACCGCCCGAAGAAATTCACGCCAGCGGTGTTTGCGAAAAATAGCACCGTGGGCGGATTTATCGGCATTGACGGCGGCTCGACCTCCACCAAGGCCGTGCTGCTGAGTGAAAACGGCGACATCTTGTGCAAGTCGTATCAGCTCTCAAATGGAAACCCGATTCAAGACACAATTGAAATGTTTGAGAACCTGCGCACTCAGGTGGAGGCTCAAAACGCCAAGCTGGAAGTGCTGGGTGTGGCAACGACGGGCTACGCGAAGGACATTCTGAAAGACGTGCTGAAGGCCGACGTGGGGCTGGTGGAAACCGTCGCGCACACCGAGTCGGCGTTGAAGTTTTACGAGGACCCGCACGTGATTGTGGATGTCGGCGGCCAGGATATCAAGATCATCATCCTGCACAACGGCCGCGTGAAAGACTTCAAGCTGAACACTCAATGCTCGGCAGGCAACGGATATTTTTTGCAATCTACGGCGGAAGGGTTTGGGCTCAGCGTGAATCAATATGCGGACCTCGCGTTCTCCGCGCAGGCCATGCCGGTTTTCGGTTATGGTTGTGCTGTTTTCATGCAGTCCGACATTGTAAATTTCCAGCGCCAGGGTTGGCGGGCTGAAGAGATTCTCGCCGGTCTCGCGGCCGTGCTGCCGAAAAATGTTTTCCTTTATGTTGCCAGCATCCCAAACCTTGCGGCGTTGGGCTCGCGCTTTGTACTGCAAGGCGGAACGCAGAACAATCTGGCGGTGGTCAAGGCCGAGGTGGACTTTATCCGCAACAGTTTCCGCGCGACCGGCAAGCAGCCTGAAATCATCGTGCACCAGCACTGCGGTGAATCCGGCGCGATCGGCGCAGCGCAGGAGGCGTTGCGTTTATGGCGGAACGGCCAAACCACCACATTCATCGGCCTCGAGGCTGTGCGAAAGATTGAATATCGCAGCACGCGCAACGAGGATACGCGTTGCCACTTCTGCAAGAACGATTGCCTGCGCACGTTCATTGACATCCGCACCCAAGCCAAGAACGATCTCAGCTTCGTGCCCATCCAGAAGGTCACCAAGGTTCCGCTGATGCACGGGGAGCAGCGCCTGATCATGGCCACCTGCGAGAAGGGCACGGTGGAAGATGTGAATGACATGAAGGAGATCAAGGCCGGACTAGATTCGATCCGGGCGCAGCATCCGAATTTTGTGGACTACGCGTCGAAAGAGGTCTTCCGTCCCACGAATGCCAAGAGCGTCGCTGATCCCCTTCCTACGAAAGGTTGGGCCGGGTGGCGAAAGGGCGACAAAGAGCGCCGCGCCTTAATGGAAAACCGCCCGAAGATTCGCATCGGCATTCCGCGCGTATTGAACATTTATACCTACGCTCCGCTATTCAACGCATATTTCGAGAGCTTGGGCGTGCAGCCGGAAAACATTGTTTATTCCGATTACACCAGTTCGGAGCTTTATCGCGCGGGAGCCAGCCGCGGCGCCATCGACCCATGTTTCCCGGCGAAGATCGGAATCTCGCACGTCTACAACCTGATACAGGAGAAGCACCGCAAGAAGCCGCTAAACGCGATTTTCTTTCCGATGTATGACGTGCTGCATTCGCCGCTGGTGAAAATCGTCGGAGCAAATGCCTGTCCTACGGTGACGGCGACTCCGGAAACGGTGAAAGCGGCGTTCACGAAGGAGAACGACGTTTTCGCCGAGCACAATGTCAAATACATCGATCCGGTGCTCAATTTCGCCGACCGGAAGCTTTTTGCCCATCAGATGCTGCAAGCCTTGCAGCCTTTGCTTGGCCTCTCCCAGGAAGAAAATGATCGTGCGGTCGAGTCCGGATTCGAGGCATTGAAAGATTATGAGGACGGCATCCGACGTCGTGCGCGGCAGGTGCTTGACCAGTTGGAGCGGGAAGACCGCATCGGCATCGTCATGCTGGGGCGCCCCTATCATCACGATCCCGGGTTGAATCATGAAATTCTGGACGAGTTTCAGAAGCTCGGTTACCCAATCTTTTCGCAGAATACACTTCCACTCGATGAGGATCTATTGGAGCGGCTCTTCGGCGAGGAAGTTCGGGCAGGCATCGTCAGCAGTCCGCTCGATATTACCGACGCCTGGAAGAATTCATACTCTTGCAGCACGAACCATAAAGTGTGGGCGGCCAAATTCACGGCGCGGCATCCGAACCTGGTGGCGTTGGAAATATCGAGCTTCAAGTGCGGTCACGATGCACCCATCTACGGCGTGATCGAAGGCATTATCGAGCAATCGGGGACGCCTTATTTCTGCTTCAAGGATCTGGACGAGAACAAGCCGACCGGCTCGATCAGAATTCGCGTGGAAACCATCGACTATTTTCTGCGCCGCTATCGCGAGGAGGTTATTCGCAAGCGCAACGCCGAGCAGGAGATCGAGAAGCAACTCGCATCGCTCGAAATGCAGCTGCGTGGCGAGAATACGCGGATTGAAATCGTTCCTTCTGAGATCCGCCAGCCACTGGAGCCGGAAGCACAAGGAATGGCTGCCGACTAG